The Chelmon rostratus isolate fCheRos1 chromosome 9, fCheRos1.pri, whole genome shotgun sequence sequence AAGAAGAGACCAACAAGGTGATGGATGCACCCACCAGCCAGCCTCTGGAGGTAAAATGATGTCACATTTTAGACCAATAATAGGACGGACAACAATGCCGATGTTAAGTTCCATCTTGTTGTCTGCCCCTTATGTACTACAGCGATCCCTTAGTTGTGTTAGCTGCTATTATCAGTTTGAATTTGAGATTGAGGTGGGGCtctcagttgttgttgtttatgtttatcTGGCAGGAGTCTGTGGAGCTGTTGGGCCAGTTCAAAGAATTCATGGTGAAATACAATAAGGTCTACAGCAGCCAGGAAGGTGAGTGACTGACGCATATTTACTGAACATACCAAACATAGCAAGGTGTATACGACGTCACATTCCTGTCCAAGCAGCTGGAGCCTactgacagcaacagaaaaCCTAAACATAAATATCCCTTATCGATTCAGAGCCTTTGGAGTCAGTATCTCATCAACAGCGAATAAATATTTacaaacaaatttaaaatagcaaaaaaataTCAGATGAGACATTGAACGCAAGACAACAGGGACAGATAACCACACGGCTATTGAGACAATTTCAGAAATCCAGAACAAACAGATAAGCAGGTGTTGACTGAGGAACTGTTGTTGCCTCAGTCAGTTAGTGGCAGACGATAATCAATGAAAGGTGAAGTCAGGACGGAGTGGTTGTTTGAGGAAAGGGAGGCTGGAGTGTTActtggtttaaaaaaatgaatatgcaGAGCAGTAAAACAGTCTTTCAATGTCAAGTTTTTTTagtgtgtttatttaacttTGATTCTGCAGAGGCAGACCGTCGTCTGCGCATCTTCCACGAGAACCTGAAAACCGCTGAGAAGCTCCAGTCTTTGGATCAAGGGTCAGCTGAGTATGGAGTCACCAAGTTCAGCGACCTAActggtacgtgtgtgtgtgtgtgtgtgagggcgttttgttgtatttctatACAGTTGAAAGGCATCTTCTGCTTTTATATGATGCATCAGCTTTTGTTCAAAAAATCTTCTTACGTAACACAAAAGTTCGACTGCTTTCTCCAGAGGAAGAGTTTCGCTCTACGTACCTGAACCCGCTCCTGAGCCAGTGGACTCTCCATCGACCCATGAAACCGGCCCCTCCTGCCCGAGACCCCGCCCCTGCCAGCTGGGATTGGCGTGATCATAGAGCTGTCAGTCCGGTTAAGAACCAGGTAGCATCAATCAGAGTTAATTATATAGCATGTTACATAAAAAATGATAGCTCCTATCTACCCTCATGCTGattggggtgtgtgtgtgcgtgtttcttGCAGGGTATGTGTGGATCCTGCTGGGCATTTTCTGTCACAGGCAACATTGAAGGCCAGTGGTTCCTGAAAAATGGGACGTTGCTGTCCCTCTCTGAACAAGGTaacacacagactcaaacaaactttctcctgcagaaaaaaaactctctgTTTACATTTGCAGATAAAAGTCCATGATTTGATTGGTCGATTGATTTGTCCTCCACAGAGCTGGTTGACTGTGATGGGCTGGACCAGGCCTGCAGAGGAGGGCTGCCGTCAAACGCTTATGAGGCTATTGAGAAACTGGgtaagaaagaggaagacaaggATGTGTGCAACCATTTGAAACATTTTAGCTTCCTGTGGATGTTACAGCTTTTTGTAGACGCAACACGGGAGTTATGCTGACTGCAAGCTCTGACCTTTGATCTTCATCCCTCATGTGTTGTTAAGGTGGTCTGGAGTCAGAGGCCGACTATTCCTACAGTGGGCAGAAGCAGAGGTGCGACTTCACCACTGGGAAGGTGGCCGCCTACATCaacagctctgtggagctgtcCAAAGATGAGAAGGGTGAGTGGGCTGAGCGAGGTGAGAGGgagtgaagaagagagggaagacgTAGCACTGACAAATAAGTCATTAGAATTTCccccaaagacacacacaaagatgctTTTTTTATCGAAGTGTGATGAGacaataattacatttaattacaAACTAATGACATCCTGTAACTCCAGTGATTTCctaaataaaagagaaatgcaTAGTGAAGATTGATGGGTGTTGACTTTGCAGGTAGAATTGTAACTTTAAAATTaatctgtgcagcagtttgATACAAAGAGCTGTTACATGGactaattttgttttttgtgttgtcagaAATCGCAGCTTGGCTGGCTGAGAATGGACCAATCTCTGTCGCTCTGAATGCGTTCgccatgcaggtaaacagtttGGCCACTGCCACAGTGTATTCAGTCAGCACGGCAAAGACTGAATCACTAAAATCTGACATTCTTAGCACGATGCCATCACCTCCATGGAAACCAGAAACAAAGTGTGTCAAAATGTATCTTATTTTCACTAATTTATCTCCAGCATGCAacaatatttgttcatttttattgtcttttgaaTGTCTGTAGTTCTACAGGAAGGGTGTGTCCCACCCTTTGAAGATCTTCTGCAACCCCTGGATGATCGACCACGCTGTGCTGATGGTGGGATACGGAGAGCGTAAGTGTTCTTATCCTCTTTTCATGTACGGAGGTCCTACTCAGAGATACATTTGTTGGCCCCTGTTTGTTGTATCTCCATAAAGGATGATCATTTTCTGAGTCAGTCAAGTGTACTTTTTGAACGCCTCTGTGCTTTCAGGTAAAGGTATCCCATTCTGGGCCATCAAAAACAGCTGGGGAGAGGATTATGGAGAGCAGGTAAGACAACCCCACCTACTGTCTGTTTGTGGATTAGAGAAAGGTTGAAAAGGGCCTCAAATATAATTATTTTACGTATAACATAAATCAACTAGAATCCAcattctgattttaaaatgacaggCATCACCAGAATTTCTTGAATTGACAAGATGATAAGTTGTACAAACCAGTCAGCAGTGTAATGTCTTACCtaaaatgtgtcagtgtgcacTACCAAATTCAACACAACAAGACCTAGACTGACCGTCTCTAAATAATTCAAGTGAGGATAAAAACCCTCTTCTCCTCTTAACTATCTATGTTTACCTCATGTAGGGATTGGCCATAATAACAGGAACCTCACTTTTACAGTCTAAGAGAAGTCAGTACCACAACCCTGCAACAAATTGTTGCTGCATTATTGTGAAGGTTacaacattcagtgtttttgagaCTGTCAAATATTGTTTCAACTCAGCCATTGTCGCTTTGTTGCTGCCCATATAAAgttgtgagagtgtgtgtgtttgtttttctccgtctctcttACAGGGTTACTACTACCTGTACAGGGGCTCCAATGCATGTGGGATCAACAAGATGTGCTCATCTGCTGTAATCAACTAAAGCACAAACACCACAtatttactcacacacacacgtgcacacatacactACATGTACCACAGGTGCCAGCTGACCCCACCTTCTctctacccacacacacatttgattgCGACTGCATGACGattacattcaaacacacataaagtaCTACTGATGTTACTTTTCCGTTAAACCAGACTAGTGTTTGATCCTTATACTTCACACCTCGTGTCAATTTACTGAAAACATACCAGCTATAGCAAAGCTAGGGTTGCTGAGAAGTTTTGTAGTAATTTCAAACTAGATCTTATGTGTGCATTTCATTCTGTTAGTCCTGCAGGTCAAAATGAGTGCTGTGTTTTAGGCAGTATTG is a genomic window containing:
- the ctsf gene encoding cathepsin F encodes the protein MMAGLRGCRVILWLALSAVLGSALGLGEDLDRPLFGPPGSPVRLRESDPGLKKALEFAEERYNRGSNAMHLRKVSRLISATKQLVKGIRYTITVELSNTQCKKSTMLRTCDFYPESKNLKTEVCVFEVWDVPWQGTSTLLKQKCQPKVEPQQEETNKVMDAPTSQPLEESVELLGQFKEFMVKYNKVYSSQEEADRRLRIFHENLKTAEKLQSLDQGSAEYGVTKFSDLTEEEFRSTYLNPLLSQWTLHRPMKPAPPARDPAPASWDWRDHRAVSPVKNQGMCGSCWAFSVTGNIEGQWFLKNGTLLSLSEQELVDCDGLDQACRGGLPSNAYEAIEKLGGLESEADYSYSGQKQRCDFTTGKVAAYINSSVELSKDEKEIAAWLAENGPISVALNAFAMQFYRKGVSHPLKIFCNPWMIDHAVLMVGYGERKGIPFWAIKNSWGEDYGEQGYYYLYRGSNACGINKMCSSAVIN